In a genomic window of Aeromicrobium panaciterrae:
- a CDS encoding CDP-glycerol glycerophosphotransferase family protein, translated as MACPSTDLVWSTMASEARVGLTRRLQLWAIKRLRRSRFLPVGMPDKVTDEDRLGKPFAQQVMVYFPTAKDSLYQLRPWFHALKALDAVHPIVCVFKDSRTAKVVRKETDFDCVTLARYGQLDEILSLSEIKLALYVNHDPVNFESLRFSSMVHVYLGHGDSDKGVSVSNQVKAYDFCFLAGQAALDRTLSAVMSYDAEARSVLIGQPQLDAAEKFEGEPSPDGRQTVLYAPTWEASQPSVSYGSVETHGEKIMQQLLGHYRVIYRPHPLNGVIRPSYAEVDKAVRLLAERIDTDVPLEKSFADADLLITDVSAVTLNWLPTGKPLLVTTPSVPYPPSRLMIIVPQLSAKDDIAAEVEEQLTKDPTKALRKKLITYYLGNPKPGVATKNFVEACTNAIELRDREWAEKQITGATGP; from the coding sequence ATGGCTTGCCCCTCGACGGACCTGGTCTGGTCGACGATGGCGTCTGAGGCCCGCGTCGGACTGACCCGTCGCCTGCAGCTGTGGGCGATCAAACGCCTGCGCCGCTCGCGCTTCCTGCCGGTCGGCATGCCCGACAAGGTCACCGACGAGGACCGTCTGGGCAAGCCGTTCGCCCAGCAGGTGATGGTCTACTTCCCGACGGCCAAGGACAGCCTCTACCAGCTACGCCCCTGGTTCCACGCTCTCAAGGCACTCGACGCGGTCCACCCCATCGTCTGCGTCTTCAAGGACTCACGCACCGCCAAGGTCGTCCGCAAGGAGACCGACTTCGACTGCGTGACGCTCGCCCGCTACGGCCAGCTCGACGAGATCCTGTCGCTGAGTGAGATCAAGCTCGCGCTCTACGTGAACCACGATCCCGTCAACTTCGAATCGCTCCGCTTCAGCTCGATGGTGCACGTCTATCTCGGTCACGGCGACAGCGACAAGGGCGTGTCCGTCTCCAACCAGGTCAAGGCGTACGACTTCTGCTTCCTCGCCGGCCAGGCAGCGCTGGACCGTACGCTCTCGGCGGTCATGTCGTACGACGCGGAGGCCCGCAGCGTGCTGATCGGCCAGCCGCAACTCGACGCCGCTGAGAAGTTCGAGGGTGAGCCGTCGCCCGATGGCCGACAGACCGTCCTCTACGCGCCCACGTGGGAGGCCTCGCAGCCGTCCGTGTCGTACGGGTCGGTCGAGACTCACGGCGAGAAGATCATGCAGCAGCTCCTGGGCCACTACCGGGTGATCTATCGCCCGCACCCGCTCAACGGTGTCATCCGACCGTCCTACGCCGAAGTCGACAAGGCCGTGCGGCTGCTCGCCGAGCGCATCGACACTGACGTACCGCTTGAGAAGTCGTTCGCAGACGCCGACCTGCTAATCACCGACGTCTCCGCCGTCACGCTCAACTGGCTGCCGACTGGCAAGCCCCTGCTGGTGACGACGCCCTCAGTGCCCTATCCCCCGAGCCGGCTGATGATCATCGTTCCTCAGCTGTCGGCCAAGGACGACATTGCCGCCGAGGTCGAGGAGCAGCTGACGAAGGATCCGACCAAGGCACTGCGCAAGAAGCTCATCACGTACTACCTCGGCAACCCGAAGCCAGGTGTGGCGACCAAGAACTTCGTCGAGGCCTGCACCAACGCAATCGAACTGCGTGATCGCGAGTGGGCCGAGAAGCAGATCACCGGCGCAACGGGACCGTAA